In Raphanus sativus cultivar WK10039 chromosome 5, ASM80110v3, whole genome shotgun sequence, the following proteins share a genomic window:
- the LOC108861263 gene encoding nascent polypeptide-associated complex subunit alpha-like protein 1 yields MTTEEKEILAAKLEEQKIDLDKPEVEDVDDNDEDNSEDDDNDDDAEGQEGGKSKQSRSEKKSRKAMLKLGMKPITGVSRVTVKKSKNIMFVISKPDVFKSPASDTYVIFGEAKIEDLSSQLQSQAAEQFKAPDISNVVSQGESSSSAAAVVQDDDEEIDEEGVDSKDIELVMTQAGVPRPRAVKALKAADGDIVSAIMELTT; encoded by the exons AT CTTGATAAGCCTGAAGTTGAGGACGTTGATGACAACGATGAGGATAACTCCGAAGAcgatgataatgatgatgatgcagaGG GACAAGAGGGAGGCAAGTCAAAACAAAGCAGAAGTGAGAAGAAGAGTCGCAAAGCCATGCTCAAGCTTGGGATGAAACCTATCACTGGTGTCAGCCGTGTCACCGTCAAGAAGAGCAAGAAC ATCATGTTTGTCATATCAAAACCTGATGTGTTCAAGAGCCCTGCATCGGACACGTACGTGATCTTTGGAGAGGCAAAGATCGAGGACTTGAGCTCTCAGCTCCAGTCCCAGGCTGCGGAGCAGTTCAAGGCTCCTGATATCAGCAACGTGGTCTCGCAGGGTGAATCTTCCTCGAGTGCTGCTGCGGTGGTgcaagatgatgatgaggagaTTGACGAGGAGGGTGTTGACTCAAAGGACATCGAGTTGGTGATGACCCAAGCAGGAGTTCCTAGGCCAAGGGCCGTGAAGGCGCTTAAGGCTGCTGATGGGGATATTGTCTCTGCCATCATGGAACTTACCACCTAA
- the LOC108861262 gene encoding endochitinase CH25, with protein sequence MKTCLLLFLIFSLLLSFSSAEQCGRQAGGALCPNGLCCSEFGWCGNTEPYCKQPGCQSQCGGTPPGPTGDLSGIISRSQFDDMLKHRNDNACPARGFYTYDAFINAAKSFPGFGTTGDTATRKKEIAAFFGQTSHETTGGWATAPDGPYSWGYCFKQEQNPSSDYCSPSATWPCAPGKRYYGRGPMQLTWNYNYGQCGRAIGSDLLNNPDLVSNDAVTAFKAAIWFWMTPQSPKPSCHAVIIGQWQPSDADRAAGRVPGYGVITNIINGGLECGRGQDARVADRIGFYQRYCNILGINPGGNLDCYNQRSFSSVNSFLDAAI encoded by the exons ATGAAGACTTGTCTACTTCTCTTTCTCATCTTCTCACTTCTTTTGTCATTTTCTTCAGCTGAGCAATGTGGTCGACAAGCCGGAGGAGCTCTCTGCCCCAACGGTCTATGCTGCAGCGAGTTCGGATGGTGCGGTAACACTGAACCTTACTGTAAGCAGCCTGGCTGCCAAAGCCAGTGCGGCGGTACTCCTCCTGGCCCCACTGGTGATCTTTCAGGCATCATTTCAAGATCTCAGTTCGATGACATGCTTAAACATAGAAATGATAATGCTTGTCCCGCTAGAGGTTTCTACACTTATGATGCCTTTATCAATGCCGCTAAGTCTTTCCCTGGCTTCGGCACCACCGGAGACACCGCCACAAGGAAGAAAGAAATCGCCGCCTTCTTTGGTCAGACTTCCCACGAGACCACTG GTGGGTGGGCCACAGCACCAGACGGACCATATTCATGGGGCTACTGTTTCAAACAAGAGCAGAACCCTTCTTCAGACTACTGTTCACCCAGTGCCACATGGCCATGCGCACCTGGTAAACGATACTACGGAAGAGGACCGATGCAGCTGACTTGGAACTACAACTACGGACAGTGTGGAAGAGCCATCGGATCTGACTTACTCAACAACCCTGACCTTGTCTCCAACGACGCAGTGACCGCTTTCAAAGCCGCGATTTGGTTCTGGATGACACCTCAGTCTCCAAAACCGTCTTGCCACGCTGTGATCATCGGCCAGTGGCAGCCTTCAGATGCTGACCGTGCTGCTGGAAGAGTACCGGGCTACGGTGTGATTACGAATATTATTAACGGTGGTTTAGAGTGTGGACGTGGCCAAGACGCTAGAGTCGCGGATAGAATTGGGTTTTACCAGAGGTACTGTAACATACTTGGAATTAATCCTGGAGGTAACCTTGATTGTTACAACCAGAGGTCCTTTTCTTCTGTTAACTCCTTCCTTGACGCTGCTATTTAA
- the LOC108861259 gene encoding factor of DNA methylation 3 translates to MVMKNNNKMMTDYENNLYKKLKSGKLEVRVSYRTFLCPYCPKQKVGLYIDILQHASGVGNSCSKKRSLTEKASHRALAKYLRKDLADYASATVSKRSKLALASALSPAVTGEVSLAYDDQFEKLVWPWKGILVNIPTKKGHDGMCCTGESGPQLKDELIRRGFNPIRVRTVWDCFGHSGTGIVEFNRDWNGLNDALLFKKAYQEDGHGKKDWLSCVGEGGGGDSSLYAWLANADDYYRANYIGEYLRKMGDLKSVSRFAEEEARKDRKLVQRLNLISENIQNQLRKLEEKFSKTSITLKYETEEKDKILHGYSQDLTGRQQRSTDHFNRIFADHEKQKAQLETQMKELQIRESVLEKRDAENETQRKIVAKELEQSAAKYSYVQLVAVEQQKTREKVKRMAVDHKMQKEKLRERILALERQLDQKQDLELEVENLKRELSVMRHMEFNGGTEIVNKVETFLRDLSEKEGELAHVNKFNQDLVVRERETNDELQEARRALISNLRDMRSHIGVRRMGELDTKPFMEAMRRKYCQEDLEDWAVEIIQLWEEYLKDPDWHPFKRIKLDAAETIVEVIDEDDEKLRTLKNELGDDAYQAVANALQEINEYNPSGRYVSSELWNFREERKATLEEGVTCLLEQWNQAKRNKP, encoded by the exons ATGGTGATGAAGAACAACAACAAGATGATGACAGATTACGAGAACAATCTGTACAAAAAACTCAAGAGCGGAAAGCTCGAGGTCAGAGTCTCCTACCGCACTTTCCTCTGCCCTTACTGCCCCAAGCAGAAGGTTGGTCTCTACATCGACATCCTCCAGCACGCTTCTGGAGTTGGTAACAGCTGTTCCAAGAAACGTAGCCTCACCGAGAAGGCTTCCCACCGTGCTCTCGCCAAGTACCTTCGCAAAGATCTCGCTGATTACGCTTCTGCTACCGTCTCTAAGCGCTCAAAATTAGCCTTGGCGTCGGCATTATCGCCTGCTGTAACCGGCGAAGTTTCTCTGGCTTATGATGATCAGTTCGAGAAACTTGTGTGGCCTTGGAAAGGTATTTTGGTTAATATACCAACAAAGAAGGGACATGATGGTATGTGTTGTACTGGTGAAAGTGGACCACAGCTTAAGGATGAACTGATCCGGAGAGGGTTCAACCCGATTAGAGTTCGTACCGTGTGGGACTGTTTCGGTCATTCAGGAACCGGGATAGTTGAGTTTAACAGAGACTGGAATGGTCTTAACGATGCTTTGCTGTTTAAGAAGGCTTATCAAGAAGATGGCCATGGTAAAAAAGATTGGCTGAGTTGTGTTGGtgaaggtggtggtggtgactcGAGTCTTTATGCGTGGCTTGCCAATGCTGATGATTATTATAGGGCTAACTATATAGGAGAGTACTTGCGGAAGATGGGTGACCTCAAAAGTGTTTCTAGGTTTGCAGAAGAAGAGGCTAGGAAAGACCGTAAGCTTGTGCAGCGTCTGAACTTAATCTCTGAGAACATACAGAATCAGTTGAGGAAGCTAGAGGAGAAATTCTCCAAGACTTCTATTACACTTAAGTATGAGACTGAAGAGAAAGATAAGATTCTCCATGGTTACAGTCAAG ATCTCACGGGAAGACAACAAAGATCGACTGATCACTTTAACAGAATCTTTGCTGATCATGAAAAGCAAAAGGCGCAGCTGGAGACTCAGATGAAGGAACTTCAAATTAGAGAATCTGTTTTGGAAAAACGTGACGCAGAGAATGAAACACAGAGGAAAATCGTGGCAAAAGAGCTTGAACAG AGCGCCGCTAAATATAGTTACGTTCAACTAGTAGCCGTGGAACAGCAAAAGACAAGAGAGAAAGTTAAAAGAATGGCTGTAGATCACAAG ATGCAAAAGGAAAAGCTTCGTGAGAGGATTCTTGCACTGGAAAGACAGCTGGATCAGAAACAAGATCTTGAACTTGAGGTCGAAAATCTGAAAAGAGAGTTGAGCGTGATGAGGCACATGGAGTTCAACGGTGGTACTGAAATAGTGAACAAGGTGGAGACCTTCCTCAGAGACCTTAGTGAGAAGGAAGGAGAGCTTGCACATGTAAACAAATTTAATCAAGATCTTGTCGTTCGGGAGCGGGAGACCAATGATGAGCTTCAAGAAGCTCGAAGAGCACTGATCAGC AATTTGAGAGACATGAGATCGCATATTGGTGTTAGGAGAATGGGGGAGCTTGACACCAAACCTTTCATGGAAGCAATGAGAAGAAAGTATTGTCAAGAAGATCTAGAGGATTGGGCAGTTGAAATCATCCAGCTCTGGGAAGAATATCTCAAGGATCCAGATTGGCATCCTTTCAAACGGATAAAGCTTGATGCTGCAGAAACTATAGTG GAAGTGATAGATGAGGATGACGAGAAGTTGAGAACCCTGAAGAATGAACTGGGGGATGATGCGTACCAAGCAGTGGCAAATGCATTGCAGGAGATAAACGAGTATAACCCGAGTGGAAGGTATGTCTCCTCAGAGCTGTGGAACTTTAGAGAAGAGAGGAAGGCTACGCTGGAGGAGGGTGTTACTTGTTTGCTGGAGCAATGGAATCAGGCAAAGCGTAATAAGCCGTAA
- the LOC108861261 gene encoding telomere repeat-binding protein 3 isoform X2 yields the protein MVFKRKLDCVSVAFDYPNVPRAPRSCRRKVLNKGTDDDDAKMCAMDLLASLAGKILEEGQSSSASSNAFFEVNNHEVKQEDHYKPLKSESSDQGNSVSRPPYEENTNDKCVVNSFSFPDNDEGVLERTPMSDHHKKIHGEIGGGHGNAGSEQGVATTHGLEDGGGLTTNTCHLEDKTALGVQFPKPVCVDMTIPNGSLARHGNHTNLARDDDEKLFSYRKCSNKFMSYRIRKSKYRKQVPKDYGHYRSDVGVKVLHRKRKSCYGYNGWLRETKTIYKRRRSPDRSSVVTSDGGLSNASVSKLHEKRGSVKLSIKSFRIPELFIEVPETATVGSLKRTVMEAVSVLLSGGIRVGVLVHGKKVRDDKRTLSQTGISCEENLTNLGFTLEPGLSKVPIPLCSEDPVVVVPPPTEPTSLCERSAASPTLDSGIPHADDVIMDNNNLELVPYQSEISIDEPSSDSRALVPLPALEEVKALAIVPLNQKPKRTELAQRRTRRPFSVTEVEALVQAVEELGTGRWRDVKLRAFENADHRTYVDLKDKWKTLVHTASISPQQRRGEPVPQELLDRVLRAYGYWSQHQGKHHARGAPKDADTNRGGALESGVSV from the exons ATGGTGTTCAAGAGGAAGCTAGACTGCGTATCTGTTGCCTTTGATTACCCCAATGTTCCCAGAGCTCCTCGTTCCTGCAGG aggaAGGTTCTAAACAAGGGAACCGATGATGATGACGCTAAGATGTGTGCAATGGACTTGCTCGCTTCTCTGGCTGGAAAGATACTAGAGGAAGGCCAGAGTTCCTCAGCCTCTTCCAATGCATTTTTTGAAGTTAATAATCACGAAGTTAAACAAGAAGACCATTACAAGCCTCTTAAATCTGAGTCGTCTGACCAAGGAAACTCTGTTTCAAGACCTCCATATGAAGAAAACACTAATGACAAGTGTGTGGTAAACAGCTTCTCGTTTCCTGATAACGACGAAGGCGTTTTGGAGCGAACTCCGATGTCTGATCATCACAAGAAGATTCATGGGGAGATTGGTGGTGGTCATGGGAACGCTGGGTCTGAACAAGGAGTAGCAACAACCCATGGCTTGGAAGATGGAGGAGGCTTAACCACTAACACTTGCCACTTAGAGGATAAAACTGCATTAGGTGTGCAGTTCCCTAAACCAGTCTGCGTGGATATGACGATCCCTAATGGTTCCCTTGCTAGACATGGGAATCATACTAACCTAGCtagagatgatgatgaaaaactATTTAGTTATCGTAAATGTAGCAATAAGTTTATGTCGTATAGGATAAGAAAGTCCAAATATAGGAAACAAGTTCCTAAGGATTATGGACACTACAGATCTG ATGTTGGCGTAAAGGTTCTTCACCGGAAAAGAAAATCATGTTATGGATACAACGGATGGCTGCGTGAGACCAAGACCATTTATAAGAGGAGAAGATCACCGGACCGAAGCTCGGTTGTAACTTCTGATGGTGGACTTAGTAATGCAAGTGTTTCCAAGTTACATGAGAAGCGAGGTTCAG TAAAGCTAAGTATCAAGTCCTTTAGGATTCCAGAGCTTTTTATTGAAGTTCCAGAAACTGCAACTGTGGGATCACTGAAG AGGACCGTGATGGAGGCTGTCAGTGTTTTACTCAGCGGTGGAATACGTGTTGGGGTATTGGTACATGGGAAGAAGGTCAGAGATGACAAGAGAACTCTGTCACAGACTGGGATCTCATGTGAAGAGAATCTAACCAACCTTGGGTTCACCTTGGAGCCTGGCCTCAGCAAAGTTCCCATACCTTTATGTTCCGAAGATCCTGTGGTGGTTGTGCCACCACCAACCGAGCCGACAAGTTTATGTGAACG GTCTGCGGCTTCTCCCACGTTAGATTCTGGAATTCCTCATGCAGATGACGTGATTATGGACAATAATAACCTCGAGTTAGTTCCATACCAGAGTGAGATATCTATTGATGAACCTTCATCAGATTCAAGAGCGCTTGTTCCACTCCCAGCCTTAGAGGAAGTTAAGGCGCTTGCCATAGTTCCGTTGAACCAGAAACCTAAGCGTACAGAGCTTGCCCAGCGCAGAACCAGGAGACCTTTCTCTGTGACAGAGGTAGAAGCTCTCGTACAAGCAGTTGAGGAACTCGGGACTGGAAG ATGGCGTGATGTGAAATTGCGTGCTTTTGAGAATGCAGATCATCGGACCTACGTGGACTTGAAg GATAAATGGAAGACGCTGGTTCACACAGCAAGTATATCACCGCAGCAAAGAAGAGGAGAGCCGGTGCCACAAGAACTACTAGACAGAGTGTTGAGGGCATACGGGTATTGGTCGCAGCACCAAGGGAAACATCATGCGAGAGGAGCACCCAAAGATGCAGACACGAACAGAGGTGGAGCTCTTGAATCAGGTGTTTCAGTGTAA
- the LOC108861261 gene encoding telomere repeat-binding protein 3 isoform X1: MVFKRKLDCVSVAFDYPNVPRAPRSCRRKVLNKGTDDDDAKMCAMDLLASLAGKILEEGQSSSASSNAFFEVNNHEVKQEDHYKPLKSESSDQGNSVSRPPYEENTNDKCVVNSFSFPDNDEGVLERTPMSDHHKKIHGEIGGGHGNAGSEQGVATTHGLEDGGGLTTNTCHLEDKTALGVQFPKPVCVDMTIPNGSLARHGNHTNLARDDDEKLFSYRKCSNKFMSYRIRKSKYRKQVPKDYGHYRSVDVGVKVLHRKRKSCYGYNGWLRETKTIYKRRRSPDRSSVVTSDGGLSNASVSKLHEKRGSVKLSIKSFRIPELFIEVPETATVGSLKRTVMEAVSVLLSGGIRVGVLVHGKKVRDDKRTLSQTGISCEENLTNLGFTLEPGLSKVPIPLCSEDPVVVVPPPTEPTSLCERSAASPTLDSGIPHADDVIMDNNNLELVPYQSEISIDEPSSDSRALVPLPALEEVKALAIVPLNQKPKRTELAQRRTRRPFSVTEVEALVQAVEELGTGRWRDVKLRAFENADHRTYVDLKDKWKTLVHTASISPQQRRGEPVPQELLDRVLRAYGYWSQHQGKHHARGAPKDADTNRGGALESGVSV, translated from the exons ATGGTGTTCAAGAGGAAGCTAGACTGCGTATCTGTTGCCTTTGATTACCCCAATGTTCCCAGAGCTCCTCGTTCCTGCAGG aggaAGGTTCTAAACAAGGGAACCGATGATGATGACGCTAAGATGTGTGCAATGGACTTGCTCGCTTCTCTGGCTGGAAAGATACTAGAGGAAGGCCAGAGTTCCTCAGCCTCTTCCAATGCATTTTTTGAAGTTAATAATCACGAAGTTAAACAAGAAGACCATTACAAGCCTCTTAAATCTGAGTCGTCTGACCAAGGAAACTCTGTTTCAAGACCTCCATATGAAGAAAACACTAATGACAAGTGTGTGGTAAACAGCTTCTCGTTTCCTGATAACGACGAAGGCGTTTTGGAGCGAACTCCGATGTCTGATCATCACAAGAAGATTCATGGGGAGATTGGTGGTGGTCATGGGAACGCTGGGTCTGAACAAGGAGTAGCAACAACCCATGGCTTGGAAGATGGAGGAGGCTTAACCACTAACACTTGCCACTTAGAGGATAAAACTGCATTAGGTGTGCAGTTCCCTAAACCAGTCTGCGTGGATATGACGATCCCTAATGGTTCCCTTGCTAGACATGGGAATCATACTAACCTAGCtagagatgatgatgaaaaactATTTAGTTATCGTAAATGTAGCAATAAGTTTATGTCGTATAGGATAAGAAAGTCCAAATATAGGAAACAAGTTCCTAAGGATTATGGACACTACAGATCTG TAGATGTTGGCGTAAAGGTTCTTCACCGGAAAAGAAAATCATGTTATGGATACAACGGATGGCTGCGTGAGACCAAGACCATTTATAAGAGGAGAAGATCACCGGACCGAAGCTCGGTTGTAACTTCTGATGGTGGACTTAGTAATGCAAGTGTTTCCAAGTTACATGAGAAGCGAGGTTCAG TAAAGCTAAGTATCAAGTCCTTTAGGATTCCAGAGCTTTTTATTGAAGTTCCAGAAACTGCAACTGTGGGATCACTGAAG AGGACCGTGATGGAGGCTGTCAGTGTTTTACTCAGCGGTGGAATACGTGTTGGGGTATTGGTACATGGGAAGAAGGTCAGAGATGACAAGAGAACTCTGTCACAGACTGGGATCTCATGTGAAGAGAATCTAACCAACCTTGGGTTCACCTTGGAGCCTGGCCTCAGCAAAGTTCCCATACCTTTATGTTCCGAAGATCCTGTGGTGGTTGTGCCACCACCAACCGAGCCGACAAGTTTATGTGAACG GTCTGCGGCTTCTCCCACGTTAGATTCTGGAATTCCTCATGCAGATGACGTGATTATGGACAATAATAACCTCGAGTTAGTTCCATACCAGAGTGAGATATCTATTGATGAACCTTCATCAGATTCAAGAGCGCTTGTTCCACTCCCAGCCTTAGAGGAAGTTAAGGCGCTTGCCATAGTTCCGTTGAACCAGAAACCTAAGCGTACAGAGCTTGCCCAGCGCAGAACCAGGAGACCTTTCTCTGTGACAGAGGTAGAAGCTCTCGTACAAGCAGTTGAGGAACTCGGGACTGGAAG ATGGCGTGATGTGAAATTGCGTGCTTTTGAGAATGCAGATCATCGGACCTACGTGGACTTGAAg GATAAATGGAAGACGCTGGTTCACACAGCAAGTATATCACCGCAGCAAAGAAGAGGAGAGCCGGTGCCACAAGAACTACTAGACAGAGTGTTGAGGGCATACGGGTATTGGTCGCAGCACCAAGGGAAACATCATGCGAGAGGAGCACCCAAAGATGCAGACACGAACAGAGGTGGAGCTCTTGAATCAGGTGTTTCAGTGTAA
- the LOC108859286 gene encoding nudix hydrolase 16, mitochondrial, translating into MCDLVARTGRLQQRYKDGSRLIAGCIPFRYIKDGNSESGKVVQVLMISSSSGPGLLFPKGGWENDETVKEAAVREAVEEAGVRGILMDFLGDYEFKSKTHQDEFSPEGLCKAAMYALYVKEELETWPEQKTRTRTWLTIGEAVGSCRHAWMKDALVDGFCKWHKEKMGKEGDED; encoded by the exons ATGTGTGATTTGGTTGCCCGTACGGGTCGGCTTCAGCAACGGTACAAGGATGGATCGCGTCTCATTGCCGG GTGTATTCCGTTTAGGTATATAAAAGATGGTAATTCTGAATCTGGGAAAGTGGTTCAAGTGTTGATGATCAGCTCATCTAGTGGACCGGGACTTTTGTTTCCCAAG GGTGGATGGGAGAATGATGAGACTGTCAAAGAAGCTGCAGTTAGAGAAGCTGTGGAAGAAGCAGGAGTCCGTGGGATTTTGATG GATTTCTTGGGAGATTATGAGTTCAAGAGCAAAACACACCAAGATGAGTTTAGCCCGGAAGGTTTATGTAAAGCGGCAATGTACGCCTTGTATGTCAAGGAAGAGCTAGAAACTTGGCCGGAACAGAAGACAAGAACAAGGACGTGGTTGACAATTGGAGAAGCTGTAGGGAGTTGCAGGCACGCTTGGATGAAGGATGCGTTGGTTGATGGATTCTGTAAATGGCATAAGGAGAAGATGGGcaaagaaggagatgaagatTGA
- the LOC108856686 gene encoding probable protein phosphatase 2C 38, with protein MVSETILRMIAPCWKRPSVKGEHSTRGDANGRCDGLLWYKDSGNHVAGDFSMSVIQANNLLEDHSKLESGPVSMFDSGPQATFVGVYDGHGGPEAARFVNKHLFDNIRKFTSENHGMSASVITKAFLATEEEFLSLVRRQWQTKPQIASVGACCLVGIICSGSLYIANAGDSRVVLGRLEKAFKSVKAVQLSSEHNASIESVREELRLLHPDDPQIVVLKHKVWRVKGIIQVSRSIGDAYLKRSEFNREPLLAKFRVPEVFQTPILKAEPAITVHKIHPEDQFLIFASDGLWEHMNNQEAVDIVNTNPRNGIARKLIKTALREAAKKREMRYSDLKKIDRGVRRHFHDDITVIVVFLDSHLVSKSVSRRPLISISGGGDLAGGPSTT; from the exons ATGGTATCGGAAACTATATTACGGATGATAGCACCATGTTGGAAACGACCTTCTGTGAAGGGAGAACATTCTACAAGAGGAGACGCTAACGGAAGATGCGACGGTCTTCTTTGGTATAAAGATTCTGGTAACCATGTCGCTGGAGATTTTTCAATGTCTGTGATTCAAGCCAACAACCTCCTCGAAGATCATAGCAAGCTTGAGTCTGGACCCGTTAGTATGTTCGATTCGGGTCCTCAAGCTACTTTCGTCGGTGTTTACGATGGTCACGGAGGTCCTGAAGCAGCTCGGTTTGTTAACAAACATCTATTCGATAACATCAGGA AGTTTACGTCGGAGAATCATGGAATGTCTGCGTCTGTTATTACGAAAGCGTTTTTAGCGACGGAAGAGGAGTTTCTTTCGCTTGTGCGGCGGCAGTGGCAGACGAAGCCGCAGATCGCTTCGGTTGGGGCGTGTTGCCTCGTAGGGATCATATGTAGTGGGTCGTTGTACATTGCTAACGCGGGGGATTCTCGGGTTGTGTTAGGAAGACTGGAGAAAGCGTTTAAATCTGTCAAGGCTGTTCAGCTGTCGTCTGAGCACAACGCGAGTATTGAGTCTGTGAGAGAGGAGTTGCGGCTGTTGCATCCGGATGATCCTCAGATTGTTGTCTTGAAGCACAAAGTGTGGCGTGTCAAAGGTATTATACag GTCTCAAGATCTATTGGTGATGCCTACTTAAAGAGATCAGAGTTCAACCGGGAGCCACTATTAGCAAAGTTCAGGGTGCCTGAGGTTTTTCAAACGCCTATCCTTAAAGCAGAGCCTGCGATCACAGTACACAAAATCCATCCAGAGGATCAGTTTCTTATATTTGCATCCGACGGCTTGTGGGAGCACATGAACAATCAGGAAGCTGTTGACATTGTGAACACTAACCCTCGAAAT GGGATTGCTAGGAAGCTTATAAAAACAGCTCTAAGAGAGGCAgcaaagaagagagagatgagatatTCAGACCTGAAAAAGATTGATAGAGGAGTGAGGAGACATTTTCATGATGACATAACTGTCATTGTTGTGTTTCTTGATTCGCATCTCGTCAGTAAAAGTGTCTCACGCCGACCTCTCATCTCCATCTCAGGCGGTGGTGACTTGGCAGGTGGACCTTCTACCACTTGA
- the LOC108857044 gene encoding zinc finger A20 and AN1 domain-containing stress-associated protein 5 produces MAQRAEKEETEFKVLETLTTTTTTLCSNNCGVTANPATNNMCQKCFNASIAAAGVDSPSILKRTSRSVNLRPTTPARVVIRPREIDPVKREQQTVNRCSGCRKKVGLTGFRCRCGDLFCSEHRYSDRHDCSYDYKTAGREAIARENPVVKAAKMVKV; encoded by the coding sequence ATGGCGCAGAGAGCGGAGAAGGAAGAGACGGAGTTCAAGGTCCTCGAAACCCTGACGACCACCACCACGACGCTCTGCTCCAATAACTGCGGCGTTACGGCCAATCCAGCGACCAACAACATGTGTCAGAAATGTTTCAACGCCTCCATCGCCGCCGCCGGTGTAGATTCCCCTTCGATCTTGAAGAGAACGTCGAGATCCGTCAATCTCAGGCCCACCACACCAGCCAGAGTCGTGATCCGTCCCAGGGAGATCGATCCGGTTAAAAGAGAACAGCAGACGGTAAACCGATGTTCTGGCTGTCGGAAGAAGGTGGGGTTGACCGGATTCAGGTGCCGGTGCGGCGACCTTTTCTGCTCCGAGCACCGTTACTCGGATCGCCACGATTGCAGCTACGACTATAAAACCGCCGGTCGCGAGGCGATCGCTAGAGAAAACCCGGTCGTCAAGGCGGCGAAGATGGTTAaagtttaa